A region of the Leishmania major strain Friedlin complete genome, chromosome 4 genome:
GTTCGTGATGGAGACAGAGAAGGGCGAcacgtgcggcggcagctcctcaCCAATGCGGTAGCCCGTCACCGGGAGCACCAGCCGCGCGTTCAGGCAGTCGAAGATGTACTGCGGCTGCACGTACTCCAGCTGGTCATGCTTTTTCATccctggcggcagcgcggggCGGTCAACAACGACGTGAGTGATGTTCGACGGCACGTAGTCGGTCGCcacacggccgccgcaggcGTTGATGACGAGGGCGAAGTGCTTCGCGGGCACCTCACGCGATATGAAGAAGGTTAGCCCGCGGAACAGCTCGCGCACCTTGTGCAGCTCTTCCTCCATCAAAGAGCGCTTCGactccgcctccttcaccgcctTGGCCTGCGCCTGGTTCGCGCCTACATCCAGCAcggccagcgccgcaccgtTCGCGAAgtcctcggcgttcgcgcGGGTCACACCTTCCTCATCCTCGGCCGCCAGGCGGTCCGCCTCATCGCGCGCGAGGTCCGACTCGAGCTTGAACAGGACGAACTTCATCATCTCCAGGTAGAATTCGAGGAAGCTGAGCATCACGTATTGCTGGATGCCCGGGGGGAAGCGGTGAGCGTACTCGTGCGGGCACAGCCACCGCACCCGCTCGCCCTTGACAATCGCCTCGTAGTAGTAGCCCTTGATGGAGATGAAGCCCTTCGTCAgtacacgcgcgcgtgcgacgtAGCGGTCCCAGCGTTCGCACACCTCCTTGGCCCTCTCGCTCAGGCCGGAGGTGAGGGAGTGATGTATCTCGATGGTGGTATCGGACTTGATCTCCGGGCTAAGGAAGGCGTAAAGGTGGATCATCGACATGGCGTCATCCACGTCACGGATGGCGTCGATGAAGTATGGGTAGCGCTCCTTGATCGTCGCCACCAGGCTGTGGCGCGGCTTCACGCGTGAGGTCTGCAGCACCTTGAGGTCCTCGGAGCGGCCCATCGCCTCTGCCCGCTTCACCTTCTTCTCCCATGCCCGATATGCCATCATCTTCTCCGCTATCTGGTCGCGCACCAGCCACTTGATCTCACGGGCGAGATAGTACTGCTTCTCGTTCCCACTTTGTTTCTGCTTGCTGCGGTTGAGGGCGCGGGGGTAGATGCCCTTGAGgatgcagaggcggcggaaCTGAACGGACTCCATCTGCAGTAGCCGCGTCGCCTGCATGCGCGTCAGAAATTTCTTCTTGAAGCGCTCCTTCTTCACCCGCTTCGCCCATGCCTGCTTCTTATGGACCATTGTGTGTGagcgtgtttgtgcgtgtgtgtctgtctgcccTCAAGAGAGGCGGTGATGACGTTGGATGGGATAGCGGCACCAAGAcccgggggtgggggtgggttGCTCCGTGCGCTGACTGCTTATGTGTGTGGATGTCAGCGGAGAGGAGCGGGGAGGTGGCGAGTAGACCACGAAGGCGAGGAGAAAGAGTGAGGGGATGGGATGATTGGTTGGTGAAGCGACGcacacgtatatatatatatatatatgcatcCTCAGGCATGCATGGGCGCTCTAGATAAAAAGGTATTGTGTACGGCGgtgcgagagggggaggcggaggaggtgtgtgtgtgtgtgtgtgtcatgTGACAGAACTGCCTCCAGCAATGAGTCGGGTGATCTGCACTGTAGCGTCATGAGCCCTCGCGCACCTTATTTATGtcatctcgctctctctctctctctccatgtCGTGCTTGTGATTGCTGTAGGCTCCTCTTCTCGactccaccgccgcagcaccggcgacgaggggcggaggaggaggagatcggTAGAAGGAGCAGACGGGAGCGAGCACCTGTGGAGGTGGATGCGACCCCGACGTCCAACGGCCACGCGCCCGTCCTACACAGCATACCCGCACAAGACGCGCCTTGCGTGGCCGTTTCTTTGCCTCGCCTCCCCAAACGGCACTACGTCCCTCATCCCTGCGACTCCGCGTTGGATGTGCGTGCCCGATTCATctggcgccagcggcgccactgccgtcgtcgtcctccaccgccgtcacaTCTCCACGGCCGCACTGCTGGCCGCCCTCTTTCCGCTTAGCCTTCTCCTTTCGCCAGACATTGCGCTGAATCTCCTCCATCGCCGTCAgttcgatgcgctgctggcgatcCTGCTCACAGCCGGGGTAGATGCCGTCCTCGAACTTGCGGTCCAGCAGGTTGCCGTCCGGCACGGCGTCGGACACAAAGTGATACGGCGGGGTGAAGATGGTGTAGAGAaacgtgctgcgcgcctcCAGCGAGGGGTAGTCGTCGCTCCAGTCGCTCATGGTCACGAAGCCCTCCATTGGAACGACGTGGTCCGTGTCCACCACGCGCCGCGTGAAGAGGACGCCTTGCAGATGATCCAGCTCATGTAGCGccatgcgcgcacgcatctTGTCCAGTGTCACGGTGAACGGTTTTCCGTGCTCGTCCAACGCCCGCATCCGCACCGTTAGCGGGCGTTCAATGTAATGCAGCAGAAACCCGCTGCTCGCGCACGGCTCCCAGGCGAACCCGGTCAGCCCCTCTgcgcgcagctcgcgcatcttctcctcctcaaaGGCAACCCATGACATGCCCTGCCGCGCGGCCTCGGCTCGCCAgacctcctcgtcgaggTTGACGGGGTTGATGAAGACGGAGTTGTCGAAGAGGGTAAACATCTGCACGTTCCACCCCGTCTGCGGCGCGCTCATCGACGGGTACTGGTAGTAGTGCCGCGCCTCCCTCACCTGGGAGATGAGCCCCGCGTACTCGCCCTGGGCCACCCGACGAGCGTCCAGCGCGTATTGCCGGCACCACAGTGAGCGTGCCGGGAGCTGGATGATCGGGTACGtctcctgcaccgcctgcccAGGCACGTACGGGCGACTGCTATcggcgaagctgccgctgctgttgctggaGCAGCCGTGACTGCTGTAGAGTCGGTGCTGCTtgaccgccgctgcacacccgcagcagccaacACTGTGAGCGCGGGTGATGAAAGCAGCAGACGACGCGCCACAGCGCGTGAAGGAAGGCAAGGTGAGGCCCGAgtggggtggcggtgcgacggtggcgcgcggGGATGCACCACAGCTGTTGCCCGCGACACCAGTGGCTGTGTggagcgcacgcacgccggcgtgcgccgccgccgccaccgcagctgcggcagaggtgcgcatggggagggagagggcaagGTAGCGCCTTCGGATGGCTGGGGGAGATGGGCGTGACTGAAGAGCCGCTTCAGCTCGCACCTTCCAAGGCAGTTGCTGCACAGGCCCCGCACAGACGGCACCGCCTTCCTGATCACGTATTTTTCGCCACGGCAGCGATAACAGGGGTAATGTGAGGCTGCGGCGAGCGCCCTTCCTCTGTCTGGCGGCTGGCGGCATGGTGATTCCGATACagacgcatgtgtgcgcgtccatgcgaggcggggaggagggttgGGGGGGAGACGTGATGCAAGACATCCACTTCTttagggaggaggggcagtactggtgtacggcgcacacgcacacagaggtTTGCGTGCAACGAAGAGAAGGTGCGCAGtgccccctcctttccttccgtcgacgccgccaccactgcgaAGCCCGCGATGCACactggaggaggtgtgtgtgtgtatgtgtgtgtggagggaggggggggcacagcGACAGCACGGAGGCCCCAACGAGGCATGACGCCGGCGATATGCACGGAGCGCGAGGGCGGGCGGGTGATGCGTTTTGACAACCAccgccttccctccctccatcacCTTCTTTTCCGTTCACCACTTTGGCGTGACCGTCCCGTTATACTTCCTTGTTTCTTCTCGTTTGATGCGTGTATGGGTCTTCATGGACACGCGCGCCACGATcgcatcacacacacacgtcacACCTCCGCACCCCCCACAcagagggaaggggaagggggagggaagggacgCTGAAAGGACAAAGCATGAAGGGGGACGCttggcaagagagagagaacacgGATAGAGGCGTTGGCGCGCgcgggcgggagggggacgTTCGTTCCTCACTACCACGGCTCAGAGCACACTCGTCCCAACCACCCACACTCCCCCCTTGTGGAGACCAACAGTACGCTTCAACTaacatacatgcacacacacacacacacacacacacacacagagagagagagagagagagacacctTTTCGTTCGCTGGCGGCCGCTTGCTTCGGCGACCCATTACTTTGGCCACCACAGCGCATCCCGCACGGCGCGGGAATCGTTGACCAAgtggccgcgccgctgccgggtCGGGGAGAGGCCAGCGGAGCACTGGCGCGGCTTCATAGAAGGGCTCGTGCTGCCTGAGGTTTGCGGTTGCGGACTCAGTGACATCCGCGGCGTAGATGCCGTGGTGAAGGTGGACGGGCTGTAGCTGCCCGCGTTAATgatcagcagcggctgcctTTGGAGCTGCAACTGCATGAGCTGCATGTTCTTTAGCAGCTGCTTTTGCTGAAGTTGTTGGAGCTGGCGGCCTTGCAGGTCATCCAGCACAAAGACGAACTCCGTCTGCGTGCCGCGATCGAGGACGAGCGGGGTttcgcggcagcggctgcggtgcccggcggcagcgccgccaacgACATTcggggacgaggaggaggcggtcaTCGACAGCGTGGACGCCGGCTTCAATCCCGGCGGAGAGCACGCCACAGTGTCACTCTGAGCCGCTGTGGCAGCAGGTACTTCTGTCACAGCCTCCACGGTGGCGCTGGACTCGCTACACCGGCTTCTGCGATACACACGGCGCATGTCGCCATTCTTCGACATGGCCGCCTCCTTGCGTCTGTACCTTTCCAGCGCGGAGACATGGCCTTCGTGAACAGCCGAAGGCTTGTCAGGTTCACTGCTGACGGCTACTGCCGGCTTCGCTTGTGGCGGTGGGGGCAGGGCAGGTGGTGTGCCAGCCAGGGATgtgctcggcgacgcggctgctgctgcggtggcggcggcggaggcggctggCGACACCTGCGTTTCCTTCGTCGGCTGGATCCTCTCCCGCCATTTAcgctgcgacagcgacgacgactcGGAtagcggcgacagcgacacggGCACCGGATCTGCGTGCCGGCGCGCGGTGGGGATCGGCGGCTCCGTCGACGGATCCACGACggtcgacgacgccgtcacACTGAAGGCGAGGGAGTGGGTCGACTTGTCCATGACAGACGATGGTGCTGTCTTGGGCGTCGGTGCCGTCGActgtgaggcggcggccgcgaccGCCTCTGATTCTCCCGGTTGCAGTTGctctgcctgctgcggcagcagaagtGACTTGACGATTCCTGTGCTTCGCCGCGAGTCCTTTGGTGCCTTCTTCGGCTCACTGGgcccaccagcagcgacagcactGGCCACGGCACTGCTGTTGTTGCAGCTGCTAGCGCCCGTGACGGCCTCAGTGA
Encoded here:
- a CDS encoding putative peptide deformylase, whose product is MSCITSPPQPSSPPRMDAHTCVCIGITMPPAARQRKGARRSLTLPLLSLPWRKIRDQEGGAVCAGPVQQLPWKVRAEAALQSRPSPPAIRRRYLALSLPMRTSAAAAVAAAAHAGVRALHTATGVAGNSCGASPRATVAPPPHSGLTLPSFTRCGASSAAFITRAHSVGCCGCAAAVKQHRLYSSHGCSSNSSGSFADSSRPYVPGQAVQETYPIIQLPARSLWCRQYALDARRVAQGEYAGLISQVREARHYYQYPSMSAPQTGWNVQMFTLFDNSVFINPVNLDEEVWRAEAARQGMSWVAFEEEKMRELRAEGLTGFAWEPCASSGFLLHYIERPLTVRMRALDEHGKPFTVTLDKMRARMALHELDHLQGVLFTRRVVDTDHVVPMEGFVTMSDWSDDYPSLEARSTFLYTIFTPPYHFVSDAVPDGNLLDRKFEDGIYPGCEQDRQQRIELTAMEEIQRNVWRKEKAKRKEGGQQCGRGDVTAVEDDDGSGAAGAR